The Impatiens glandulifera chromosome 3, dImpGla2.1, whole genome shotgun sequence genome contains a region encoding:
- the LOC124930112 gene encoding uncharacterized protein LOC124930112 has translation MAGEDNHATITIEEGWPILQDGINKLIDIDSIESYQDYMIKVEECLKREEERVDFYLQKRTEKKLLEAVEYELMSVHAIKLEKKETCQLDAVNSGLLLRASGRGAKETKTSRKFIFCLARNNGCLEYMC, from the exons ATGGCAGGTGAAGATAATCATGCGACCATAACAATAGAAGAAGGCTGGCCTATTCTGCAGGATGGAATCAACAAGTTAATTGACATTGATTCGATTGAATCCTACCAAGATTACATGATTAAG GTTGAAGAATGCTTGAAACGAGAGGAAGAGAGGGTCGACTTCTATTTGCAAAAGAGGACAGAAAAGAAGTTGTTGGAG GCTGTGGAGTATGAGCTTATGTCTGTTCATGCAATCaaattggaaaaaaaagaaacatgcCAGCTAGACGCAGTGA ATTCGGGTCTTCTTCTAAGAGCTTCAGGAAGAGGAGCGAAGGAAACAAAAACATCTCGTAAATTCATCTTTTGTCTCGCAAGAAATAATGGGTGTCTTGAATATATGTGTTGA